The following proteins are encoded in a genomic region of Gimesia algae:
- a CDS encoding aldehyde dehydrogenase family protein has product MSTTTANDLYPEVQAFLEGGPLRGVVGGKEIESTGGETFVTSDPGSGKQLAEVFSFQAADVDMAVDVADAAFRKTGWAKLPQNERSALLHRLADAVEQQKHVIGQLESLDAGKIEGQAQGDVQNFVDTIRYFADLAQHVQRRSVLAVKNHEAWTVRQPYGACGFIFPWNFPFLLIGWGIAPALAAGNTVVIKPAEDTPMSAIYLARLAKEVGIPDGVINVVPGDGAVAGAALSANPKLKRMSFTGSPEVGRMVAEACGRNLVPVKLELGGKGAAVVFNDVDIPDTAEKLVNAITFHTGQVCCDATRWLVHKNIYDEFVNECVGRLQKVQVGYQLDDASQMGPVVNAKQHQRVLSYLEKGQAEGAECVLEGGAAQVPGYEGYYVKPALLAGTLDNVAAREEIFGPVAFLAPFENEEQAIEMTNSTDYGLANSVWTSDLSRAARVAEAMCAGNSWINAHNVFAHGIPYGGINKSGMGGGVLSVETLFDYWRSLSVVRPL; this is encoded by the coding sequence ATGTCAACAACTACTGCGAATGATCTGTATCCCGAAGTCCAGGCTTTTCTGGAAGGGGGCCCGCTCAGAGGGGTCGTCGGCGGAAAAGAGATCGAATCCACGGGGGGCGAGACGTTTGTCACGTCCGATCCGGGTTCGGGCAAACAACTGGCGGAAGTCTTCAGTTTTCAGGCCGCTGATGTGGATATGGCCGTTGATGTGGCGGACGCTGCATTTCGCAAAACCGGTTGGGCCAAGCTCCCCCAGAATGAACGAAGTGCTTTACTGCATCGTCTGGCGGATGCCGTCGAACAACAGAAGCATGTGATCGGCCAGCTGGAGTCACTGGACGCCGGCAAGATTGAAGGTCAGGCGCAAGGGGATGTGCAGAACTTTGTCGATACGATTCGTTACTTCGCAGATCTGGCACAACACGTCCAGCGACGGTCGGTTCTGGCGGTTAAGAATCATGAAGCCTGGACCGTGCGTCAACCTTACGGTGCGTGCGGTTTTATTTTCCCCTGGAACTTTCCCTTCCTGCTGATCGGTTGGGGAATTGCTCCCGCATTGGCTGCCGGTAATACCGTTGTCATCAAACCAGCCGAAGATACTCCCATGTCCGCCATTTATCTGGCGCGTCTGGCGAAAGAAGTCGGGATTCCCGATGGCGTGATCAACGTCGTGCCCGGTGATGGTGCCGTTGCCGGCGCTGCTCTGTCAGCCAATCCCAAACTGAAACGCATGTCGTTCACCGGTTCTCCTGAGGTCGGTCGCATGGTGGCGGAAGCCTGCGGTCGCAATCTGGTTCCTGTCAAACTGGAGCTGGGTGGAAAGGGAGCAGCTGTCGTCTTTAATGATGTCGACATTCCCGATACGGCTGAAAAACTGGTGAATGCGATTACCTTCCACACCGGTCAGGTCTGCTGTGATGCGACCCGCTGGCTGGTTCATAAAAACATCTACGATGAATTCGTGAATGAATGCGTGGGACGTCTGCAGAAAGTGCAAGTCGGATATCAGCTGGATGATGCTTCGCAGATGGGGCCGGTGGTCAACGCCAAACAGCATCAGCGTGTGCTTTCGTATCTGGAAAAAGGGCAGGCGGAAGGCGCGGAATGTGTGCTGGAAGGGGGCGCTGCTCAAGTTCCCGGTTACGAGGGTTATTATGTAAAACCCGCTCTGCTGGCAGGCACGCTGGATAACGTAGCGGCCCGGGAAGAGATTTTCGGACCGGTCGCATTCCTGGCACCCTTCGAAAACGAAGAGCAGGCGATCGAGATGACCAACAGCACCGATTACGGTCTGGCCAACAGTGTCTGGACGTCCGATCTGTCACGGGCGGCCCGCGTTGCCGAAGCGATGTGTGCAGGCAACAGCTGGATTAACGCCCATAATGTCTTCGCCCATGGTATCCCTTACGGCGGTATCAACAAGAGCGGAATGGGGGGCGGCGTGCTGTCTGTCGAAACGCTGTTTGATTACTGGCGGAGTCTGTCGGTTGTACGCCCTCTGTAA